A single Paenibacillus kribbensis DNA region contains:
- a CDS encoding phosphatase PAP2 family protein, which produces MQRLVVKLINLEQQLFKWINGRLHNRFLNFWLYYLTHLGGATFTIASTLLIWWLAPNPWKDAAMKGAIALGVSHIPVAIVKKLYPRIRPYLALPGTNTFRNPLSDHSFPSGHTTAIFSATVPFMLQSPMLTLPLLPVGIIVGFSRIYLGLHYPTDVLAGAVIGASAAIGTVAFWP; this is translated from the coding sequence ATGCAACGTCTAGTCGTAAAACTTATAAACCTGGAGCAGCAGTTGTTCAAATGGATCAACGGACGCTTACACAACCGTTTTTTGAACTTCTGGCTTTATTATCTCACACATTTGGGCGGGGCCACTTTTACAATAGCCTCTACGTTACTTATTTGGTGGCTCGCTCCGAATCCATGGAAGGATGCCGCTATGAAGGGAGCCATTGCCCTGGGGGTCAGTCATATCCCCGTGGCGATTGTCAAAAAGCTGTATCCGCGGATTCGCCCATATTTGGCGCTACCAGGTACAAATACATTTCGCAACCCCCTGTCGGACCATTCTTTTCCCTCAGGGCATACAACCGCCATTTTTTCAGCTACTGTTCCTTTTATGCTTCAGTCACCGATGCTTACCCTGCCGTTGTTGCCTGTAGGAATAATTGTAGGATTTTCCCGGATTTACTTAGGGCTTCACTATCCCACGGATGTACTTGCAGGAGCGGTTATCGGAGCTTCTGCAGCAATAGGGACGGTTGCATTCTGGCCTTAA
- a CDS encoding MGDG synthase family glycosyltransferase, translating to MAKKRVLLLSEGFGAGHTQAAYALSSSLRKLSPNVQTRVLELGSFLNPRMAPLIITAYKKTVVSQPRLVGLVYRHQYKKSLNRLTTLALHRLFYTQTRNILRQLRPDLVVCTHPIPSAVISRLKRLGLHVPLCTVITDYDAHGTWISPEVDRYFVSTPEVMRKLRARGVPVSKIQVTGIPVHPNFWEHPGHDEIREQFGLKPIPTVLVMGGGWGLMNDEVIHRSLTEWRENIQFIFCLGHNDKMRRKMQLDPRFNHPNIHIFGFTREIDKLMEVSNLLITKPGGMTCTEGLAKGIPMLFHKPLPGQEEENCQYFTAQGFGEPITSLDVVVKWMNRLLHDFPEIVRKRQEHVHNVARFYPLQSAQSILDILEPNGVLS from the coding sequence GTGGCTAAAAAACGAGTGTTATTATTATCGGAAGGTTTCGGTGCCGGACATACTCAGGCTGCATACGCGCTCTCAAGCAGCTTGCGGAAGCTTTCTCCGAATGTGCAGACCCGAGTGCTGGAGCTGGGGAGCTTTTTGAATCCAAGAATGGCCCCGCTCATTATTACAGCATACAAGAAGACCGTTGTATCGCAGCCTCGTCTAGTCGGATTGGTTTACCGTCATCAGTACAAAAAATCATTAAACCGTCTTACAACGCTCGCTTTGCACCGTCTGTTCTACACACAGACCCGAAACATTCTGCGGCAGCTCCGTCCCGATTTGGTGGTATGTACTCATCCTATCCCGAGTGCGGTGATTTCACGCTTAAAGCGCTTAGGCTTACATGTTCCGCTTTGTACTGTCATTACAGACTACGATGCACATGGAACATGGATCAGTCCCGAGGTTGATCGGTACTTTGTATCTACGCCTGAAGTCATGCGCAAGCTGCGAGCACGTGGAGTACCCGTATCGAAAATCCAGGTGACCGGTATTCCGGTTCATCCAAATTTTTGGGAACATCCGGGGCACGATGAAATTCGGGAACAATTTGGCCTTAAGCCTATCCCGACCGTACTCGTTATGGGCGGCGGCTGGGGACTTATGAACGACGAAGTCATTCATCGCTCGCTTACCGAGTGGAGAGAAAACATTCAATTTATTTTTTGTTTGGGTCACAATGATAAAATGCGTCGTAAAATGCAGCTGGACCCCCGTTTCAATCATCCGAATATTCATATTTTCGGATTCACACGGGAAATCGACAAATTAATGGAGGTATCGAATCTACTTATTACCAAACCCGGCGGAATGACATGTACCGAGGGGTTAGCCAAAGGGATTCCGATGCTGTTTCACAAACCTCTTCCCGGACAGGAGGAGGAAAATTGTCAATACTTTACGGCTCAAGGCTTCGGAGAACCGATTACTTCGCTGGATGTTGTCGTTAAATGGATGAACCGATTACTACACGATTTTCC